The Candidatus Nitrosocosmicus franklandus genome contains a region encoding:
- the map gene encoding type II methionyl aminopeptidase: MSLENYTRAGHIASLVRENTRKRNHIGRTLEEVCNSIEKEIIDYGGNPAFPVNVSINEIAAHYTAEPNDQIVIKDTDVVKIDLGVHINGYVADTAVTISYDPKYDQLIRVAELSLSEAIKIAKHNTKSSEIGKTIENTISHYGLKPIQNLSGHSLEQYIIHAGKSIPNIKTYGSSFSLSSNQAYAIEPFVTTNDGLGIVYEGKKRNIFSLISRKPTKDKEADEFILYLWDKFKTLPFALRWLVNNFDESKARAMIDFLIKKKNVRGYPILVEGNNKVVSQAEHTIFISDNLSYIITK, translated from the coding sequence ATGTCCCTAGAGAATTATACCCGTGCAGGCCACATAGCTTCACTAGTACGTGAGAATACTAGGAAAAGAAATCATATTGGTAGAACCCTTGAAGAAGTGTGCAATTCAATTGAAAAGGAGATAATAGATTACGGTGGAAATCCCGCCTTTCCGGTTAATGTTAGTATAAATGAAATTGCAGCCCATTATACTGCTGAACCAAACGATCAAATTGTAATAAAAGATACTGATGTTGTGAAAATAGACCTGGGCGTGCATATTAATGGCTATGTTGCAGATACCGCAGTCACCATTTCATATGATCCAAAGTATGATCAATTGATAAGAGTGGCAGAATTATCCTTATCTGAAGCTATAAAGATTGCAAAGCATAATACTAAATCAAGTGAAATAGGAAAAACAATTGAGAATACGATATCACACTATGGATTAAAACCTATTCAAAATCTTAGTGGTCATTCTCTTGAACAGTATATCATTCATGCCGGCAAATCTATTCCAAATATTAAAACATATGGATCATCCTTCTCTTTATCATCTAATCAGGCTTATGCAATAGAGCCTTTTGTTACTACTAATGATGGCCTAGGCATAGTGTATGAAGGAAAGAAAAGAAATATTTTTTCATTAATATCTAGAAAACCGACTAAGGATAAAGAGGCAGATGAATTTATCTTGTATCTGTGGGACAAGTTTAAGACACTCCCTTTCGCTTTACGATGGCTAGTAAATAATTTTGATGAATCTAAAGCTCGGGCTATGATTGATTTCCTCATCAAGAAGAAGAATGTGAGGGGATACCCGATTCTAGTTGAAGGGAATAATAAAGTTGTGTCTCAAGCTGAACATACTATTTTTATTTCTGACAATTTAAGTTATATAATTACAAAATGA
- a CDS encoding 30S ribosomal protein S11 translates to MSQEEITQYKWGVAHIFSSYNNTLVHITDISGAETISISSGGRHVTADRYESSPYAAMKSAVSAADAAKTKGINALHIRVRAVGGVGPRIPGPGAQAAIRALARAGFRIGRIDDVTPVPHDTTRKPGGRRGRRV, encoded by the coding sequence ATGTCGCAAGAGGAAATTACTCAATATAAATGGGGTGTAGCCCATATTTTTAGTAGTTATAATAATACTTTAGTCCATATAACTGATATAAGTGGTGCAGAGACCATTTCCATTAGCTCTGGAGGCCGCCATGTAACAGCAGACCGTTATGAATCATCTCCATATGCAGCCATGAAATCTGCTGTATCGGCTGCTGATGCGGCAAAAACTAAGGGAATTAATGCGCTTCACATACGAGTAAGAGCAGTTGGTGGTGTTGGGCCAAGGATTCCTGGTCCTGGTGCTCAAGCTGCCATAAGGGCACTAGCGAGAGCTGGCTTTAGAATTGGAAGAATTGATGATGTAACACCTGTTCCTCATGATACAACTAGAAAACCTGGTGGTAGGCGAGGCAGAAGGGTATAA
- the thiL gene encoding thiamine-phosphate kinase yields MRKFNEKQILNLIISRFGFQNIDPWFGKDDISVISLSSVGGEIYGGVSLAVTCDMLVEHTDVPTKMTFEQIARKSMVSSISDLVTKGIKPQFALISLGLPTTLKKSEISKLLDGFTLSSKDFEIDIVGGDINESKEIIIDCCMFGTLSSNIDIPRRDGAQEGDLVVVSGIFGYTSSGLKILMDNLRSPDNYFRKRSIDSVLNPTPSYKFGILLAPYFSSSIDSSDGLAVSLYQISKESNVDILIDERNVPIPPQLRRFSSMNRLDYFDLIFYGGEEYHIIGTISEKNLAKISKILAKHRLDLFVIGKVVKGEGKVFVIKHDGNKKLLKNHGFIHFD; encoded by the coding sequence ATGAGAAAATTCAATGAGAAGCAAATATTAAATTTAATAATATCAAGATTTGGGTTTCAAAATATAGATCCATGGTTTGGTAAAGATGATATTTCTGTAATCTCTTTGAGCTCTGTTGGTGGTGAAATTTACGGAGGAGTTTCTTTGGCAGTTACATGCGACATGCTAGTTGAACATACTGATGTACCTACAAAAATGACTTTTGAACAAATAGCCAGAAAATCGATGGTGTCTAGTATAAGTGACCTTGTAACAAAGGGAATAAAGCCTCAATTCGCTTTAATCTCTTTGGGGTTGCCTACAACGTTAAAAAAAAGCGAAATCTCCAAATTATTAGATGGATTCACACTTTCCTCAAAGGATTTTGAAATTGATATAGTGGGCGGTGACATTAATGAATCTAAAGAAATCATAATTGATTGCTGTATGTTTGGAACACTTTCATCAAATATTGATATTCCTAGAAGGGATGGTGCACAAGAGGGAGATCTTGTTGTTGTTTCAGGAATTTTTGGCTATACTTCTTCAGGACTAAAAATATTGATGGATAATTTACGAAGTCCTGATAATTATTTTAGGAAAAGATCGATCGATTCTGTTTTGAATCCTACACCGTCATATAAATTTGGAATTCTGCTCGCTCCATATTTTTCATCCTCTATTGATTCTAGTGATGGTCTTGCCGTATCATTGTATCAGATATCTAAAGAGAGTAACGTAGATATTTTGATCGATGAGAGAAATGTGCCTATTCCTCCTCAACTACGAAGATTCTCTTCTATGAATAGACTTGATTATTTTGATCTTATTTTTTATGGGGGAGAAGAATACCATATAATAGGAACGATATCAGAGAAAAATTTGGCGAAGATATCCAAAATTTTAGCAAAACATAGATTAGATCTTTTCGTAATCGGCAAGGTAGTTAAAGGAGAAGGAAAGGTATTCGTTATTAAACATGATGGAAATAAAAAGTTGCTAAAGAACCATGGATTTATTCATTTTGATTAA
- a CDS encoding phosphomannomutase: MKISISGIRGIFNEDLGIQEIARFSRTFGSYLKNRFPITNCVIARDSRPSGRLISEVVTGSLLEQGIDVYDLGVAPTPILFREARKYTGGIMITASHNPLPWNGLKMLINGRGLFESDLEQLLNTRINEHSQMGRYFNIDSSYVTDILQHIHPSNQSNMDFKVGIDFGGGAACMYTDRLLDTYHVKYLGINDKLGFSSRGPDPTSDPLLDLCNLVKTNNLNFGFAFDIDGDRLVVVSNDGVQLNPDLTLLFCVASVINNSKFKKFTISLDTSLAIEKYVKDHGGQVFFSKVGESNVLRRMIETHSESGGEGSSGGFILPNFTSCRDGLLASVIISSLNQDLIKECMTISSNFRQIRTKYPINTKTDNKILLEKILSALKPQSVDVIHTDGLKFILDDDSWILIRFSNTEHVLRISLESTIDRLDSLFESLNNKIVEVYEKIQ, translated from the coding sequence GTGAAGATATCTATCTCAGGAATTAGAGGCATATTTAATGAAGACCTTGGCATACAGGAGATAGCTCGTTTTTCAAGGACCTTCGGCTCGTATTTAAAAAATAGATTTCCTATAACAAATTGTGTAATTGCACGAGATAGTAGACCATCTGGAAGACTGATTTCAGAAGTTGTTACCGGATCTCTCCTAGAGCAAGGAATTGATGTATATGATTTAGGAGTAGCCCCTACACCAATCTTGTTTAGAGAAGCCCGAAAGTATACGGGGGGTATAATGATTACCGCATCTCACAATCCTTTGCCATGGAATGGTCTTAAGATGCTTATTAACGGCAGGGGTTTATTTGAATCCGATTTAGAACAGCTATTAAATACCAGAATTAATGAACATTCGCAAATGGGGCGATATTTCAACATTGATTCCAGCTATGTAACTGATATATTACAACACATTCATCCCTCAAATCAATCGAATATGGATTTCAAAGTTGGAATTGATTTCGGAGGGGGAGCGGCATGTATGTATACTGATCGCTTGCTTGATACATATCATGTAAAATACCTTGGAATAAATGATAAGTTGGGATTCTCTTCTCGAGGACCTGATCCGACATCTGATCCGCTACTAGACCTTTGCAATTTGGTAAAGACAAATAATTTGAATTTTGGTTTTGCATTTGATATTGATGGTGACAGATTAGTTGTAGTAAGTAACGACGGAGTTCAGCTCAATCCCGATTTAACCCTTTTGTTCTGTGTTGCAAGCGTCATCAATAATAGTAAATTTAAGAAATTTACTATTAGTCTGGATACTAGTTTAGCTATTGAAAAATATGTGAAAGACCATGGTGGACAGGTTTTCTTCTCTAAAGTAGGCGAATCGAATGTCTTGCGTCGTATGATCGAAACGCATTCTGAATCGGGTGGTGAAGGGAGCAGTGGAGGTTTTATCCTTCCAAATTTTACTTCCTGTAGAGACGGTTTATTGGCTAGTGTGATTATTAGTTCTTTAAATCAAGATTTGATCAAAGAGTGTATGACAATTTCATCAAATTTTAGACAAATACGAACTAAATATCCGATAAATACAAAAACTGATAATAAAATACTATTAGAAAAAATATTGTCAGCTCTAAAGCCTCAATCTGTAGATGTAATTCATACTGATGGTTTAAAGTTTATTCTTGATGATGATTCATGGATTTTAATACGTTTCTCTAACACCGAACATGTGCTTAGGATTTCGTTGGAATCCACTATTGATAGATTGGATTCACTCTTTGAATCGTTAAATAACAAGATAGTGGAAGTTTATGAGAAAATTCAATGA
- a CDS encoding transcriptional regulator, which yields MLLPSEIESKSLIPAIRAILSKKLIRDYDLKEETVAKLLGITQAAVSNYIRGTRGDLSLVAKLEDNFEVMKMINDISKDLSTNKAYSPSTMTKFIQLCNFMRYTFIICDVHHSIESNIDKRICEQCEVMLTGSRFS from the coding sequence ATGCTATTACCCTCCGAAATTGAGTCAAAGTCGCTTATTCCTGCTATACGAGCTATCTTATCTAAAAAATTAATTCGTGATTATGATCTAAAGGAGGAAACTGTGGCTAAACTACTAGGGATTACCCAAGCAGCAGTTAGTAATTACATAAGAGGAACACGTGGCGACTTATCGTTAGTAGCCAAATTGGAAGATAATTTTGAGGTCATGAAGATGATAAATGATATATCCAAAGATCTTTCTACAAATAAAGCCTATTCTCCAAGTACTATGACAAAATTTATCCAATTATGCAACTTTATGAGGTATACATTTATCATATGTGATGTTCACCATAGTATAGAATCAAATATAGATAAGCGAATATGTGAACAATGTGAAGTTATGCTTACCGGTTCGCGCTTTTCGTAA
- a CDS encoding 4Fe-4S dicluster domain-containing protein, which translates to MPIAILPDVDEQRCIGCALCVEICTALGPDVLRVKPVEGWKRGKAFVFYPERCISDGACVGVCPTHAIFWMRPLEYTAGQPVPLHKNGVFNKGWEEG; encoded by the coding sequence ATGCCAATTGCTATACTTCCAGATGTTGATGAACAAAGGTGCATTGGGTGTGCACTTTGTGTAGAGATTTGTACCGCATTAGGTCCGGATGTACTTCGTGTTAAACCTGTCGAAGGTTGGAAAAGAGGCAAAGCATTTGTCTTTTATCCAGAAAGATGTATTTCAGACGGCGCATGTGTCGGTGTTTGTCCCACTCATGCTATATTCTGGATGAGACCATTAGAATATACTGCAGGCCAACCAGTTCCGTTGCATAAAAACGGTGTATTTAATAAAGGCTGGGAAGAAGGCTAA